A stretch of the Notamacropus eugenii isolate mMacEug1 chromosome 2, mMacEug1.pri_v2, whole genome shotgun sequence genome encodes the following:
- the LOC140524812 gene encoding golgin subfamily A member 3-like isoform X4 → MESIKRVADLAQLNVQGKVTMPQRDSLLDALQQKNLDLMRQITLVQDTLHIREQSFSELQTQHEELQGRLEEYQEKVMDLEDELQEPRGFKRQIQRLKDINKNLTLQLHQEQEKVNILEQANEALQEKNNVLEMTSMKREADLVELNLKVKVVLQKKVEEDQQINQRIQAFMRALKTEKANVHSLKEQVAASKIKAVHNKLHYKAATLELIELKKELQAKEQLAKNLQADTHRLLTQDEKHHREVSQLKLELAEAQAELQQGKMSKRKELKGEIKSFPVTPIQLPSCPVPASLLEELLNTQPTVSKEKLHSLHISLHQLRQQMDSLQHHMEDQTIKIHESMPSWTHRWTVT, encoded by the exons GGAAAGGTGACTATGCCTCAGCGAGACTCGCTATTGGATGCCTTGCAGCAGAAGAACCTGGATCTCATGAGACAGATCACCCTGGTCCAGGACACTCTGCACATCCGGGAGCAGTCCTTCAGCGAGCTGCAGACCCAACATGAGGAGCTGCAGGGCAGGCTGGAAGAGTACCAGGAGAAAGTCATGGACCTGGAAGATGAG CTCCAAGAGCCAAGAGGCTTCAAAAGGCAAATACAGCGCCTGAAGGATATCAATAAGAATTTGACTCTGCAATTACATCAGGAGCAGGAAAAGGTTAACATTTTGGAACAGGCCAATGAAGCCCTTCAGGAGAAAAACAATGTCTTGGAAATGACTTCAATGAAGAGAGAAGCCGATTTAGTAGAGTTGAACCTGAAG GTCAAGGTGGTTCTCCAGAAAAAAGTAGAGGAAGACCAGCAAATCAACCAGCGGATTCAGGCATTCATGAGGGCGTTAAAGACTGAGAAGGCCAATGTTCACAGCCTCAAGGAGCAG GTGGCAGCAAGTAAGATCAAAGCCGTTCACAACAAGCTGCATTACAAAGCTGCCACCTTGGAACTCATTGAACTGAAGAAAGAACTGCAGGCCAAGGAGCAGCTGGCTAAGAATCTCCAGGCAGACACACATAGGCTGCT GACACAGGACGAAAAACACCACCGGGAAGTGTCCCAGTTGAAGCTGGAGTTGGCAGAAGCTCAGGCTGAGCTGCAGCAAGGCAAGATGAGCAAG aggaaggaactgaAGGGAGAGATCAAATCCTTCCCTGTGACTCCCATTCAACTTCCATCCTGCCCTGTCCCTGCTTCCCTTCTAGAGGAGCTGCTCAATACCCAGCCCACTGTGAGCAAGGAGAAGCTCCACAGCCTGCACATCTCTCTCCACCAACTCAG gcAACAAATGGATAGTCTTCAACACCACATGGAAGATCAAACGATCAAAATACATGAATCGATGCCTTCATGGACTCATCGATGGACTGTCACTTAA
- the LOC140524812 gene encoding golgin subfamily A member 3-like isoform X5: MPQRDSLLDALQQKNLDLMRQITLVQDTLHIREQSFSELQTQHEELQGRLEEYQEKVMDLEDELQEPRGFKRQIQRLKDINKNLTLQLHQEQEKVNILEQANEALQEKNNVLEMTSMKREADLVELNLKVKVVLQKKVEEDQQINQRIQAFMRALKTEKANVHSLKEQVAASKIKAVHNKLHYKAATLELIELKKELQAKEQLAKNLQADTHRLLTQDEKHHREVSQLKLELAEAQAELQQGKMSKRKELKGEIKSFPVTPIQLPSCPVPASLLEELLNTQPTVSKEKLHSLHISLHQLRQQMDSLQHHMEDQTIKIHESMPSWTHRWTVT; encoded by the exons ATGCCTCAGCGAGACTCGCTATTGGATGCCTTGCAGCAGAAGAACCTGGATCTCATGAGACAGATCACCCTGGTCCAGGACACTCTGCACATCCGGGAGCAGTCCTTCAGCGAGCTGCAGACCCAACATGAGGAGCTGCAGGGCAGGCTGGAAGAGTACCAGGAGAAAGTCATGGACCTGGAAGATGAG CTCCAAGAGCCAAGAGGCTTCAAAAGGCAAATACAGCGCCTGAAGGATATCAATAAGAATTTGACTCTGCAATTACATCAGGAGCAGGAAAAGGTTAACATTTTGGAACAGGCCAATGAAGCCCTTCAGGAGAAAAACAATGTCTTGGAAATGACTTCAATGAAGAGAGAAGCCGATTTAGTAGAGTTGAACCTGAAG GTCAAGGTGGTTCTCCAGAAAAAAGTAGAGGAAGACCAGCAAATCAACCAGCGGATTCAGGCATTCATGAGGGCGTTAAAGACTGAGAAGGCCAATGTTCACAGCCTCAAGGAGCAG GTGGCAGCAAGTAAGATCAAAGCCGTTCACAACAAGCTGCATTACAAAGCTGCCACCTTGGAACTCATTGAACTGAAGAAAGAACTGCAGGCCAAGGAGCAGCTGGCTAAGAATCTCCAGGCAGACACACATAGGCTGCT GACACAGGACGAAAAACACCACCGGGAAGTGTCCCAGTTGAAGCTGGAGTTGGCAGAAGCTCAGGCTGAGCTGCAGCAAGGCAAGATGAGCAAG aggaaggaactgaAGGGAGAGATCAAATCCTTCCCTGTGACTCCCATTCAACTTCCATCCTGCCCTGTCCCTGCTTCCCTTCTAGAGGAGCTGCTCAATACCCAGCCCACTGTGAGCAAGGAGAAGCTCCACAGCCTGCACATCTCTCTCCACCAACTCAG gcAACAAATGGATAGTCTTCAACACCACATGGAAGATCAAACGATCAAAATACATGAATCGATGCCTTCATGGACTCATCGATGGACTGTCACTTAA